One Ammospiza caudacuta isolate bAmmCau1 chromosome 11, bAmmCau1.pri, whole genome shotgun sequence genomic window carries:
- the GPR17 gene encoding uracil nucleotide/cysteinyl leukotriene receptor — protein sequence MNGPAASSQLFNCSNQSNFSLETSEQCGKETHLENMIFAIFYFLDFILAFAGNALALWLFIRDQKSGTPANIFLMHLAVADLFFVLVLPTRLVYHFSGNHWPFGEIPCRLTGFLFYLNMYASIYFLMCISVDRFLAIVHPVKSIKLRRPRYAHVTCVFLWVVVGVAMAPLLLSVQTVQMKNTTVCLQLYREKASRHALVSLVVAFTFPFVTTVTCYLLIIQSLKSGNRVEKHLKEKAVKMIIMVLMIFLICFVPYHVNRFIYILHYNGSRASCETQRLLALSNRVTSCLTSLNGAFDPIMYFFVAEKFREALCNLFCIKKTIMLPQTYEGKTNESSLSAKSEL from the coding sequence ATGAATGGGCCTGCAGCTTCAAGCCAGCTCTTCAACTGCTCAAATCAATCAAATTTCAGTTTGGAAACATCAGAGCAATGTGGCAAAGAGACACACCTTGAGAACatgatttttgccattttctacTTTCTGGACTTCATCCTGGCTTTTGCTGGCAATGCCCTGGCTCTCTGGCTTTTCATCCGGGACCAGAAGTCAGGCACACCTGCCAACATTTTCCTGATGCACCTTGCTGTGGCTGACCTGTTCTTTGTGCTGGTACTCCCCACCCGGCTGGTGTACCATTTTTCTGGTAACCATTGGCCATTTGGTGAGATCCCATGCAGACTCACAGGTTTCCTTTTCTACCTCAACATGTATGCCAGTATTTACTTCCTGATGTGCATCAGTGTTGACCGTTTCCTGGCCATCGTGCACCCAGTGAAGTCCATCAAGCTCCGCAGGCCCCGCTATGCCCACGTGACGTGTGTATTCCTGTGGGTCGTTGTTGGGGTGGCAATGGCACCTCTGCTGCTCAGTGTGCAGACTGTCCAGATGAAAAACACaactgtgtgcctgcagctctaCAGAGAAAAGGCCTCACGCCACGCCCTCGTGTCCTTAGTAGTGGCATTCACCTTCCCCTTTGTGACTACTGTGACCTGCTACCTACTCATCATCCAGAGCCTGAAGAGTGGGAACCGAGTTGAGAAACACCtaaaggaaaaagctgtcaaAATGATCATCATGGTCCTGATGATCTTCCTAATTTGCTTTGTACCTTACCACGTCAATCGCTTCATTTATATTCTCCACTACAATGGGAGCAGAGCTTCCTGTGAAACACAGCGTTTGCTGGCCCTCAGCAACCGTGTCACCTCCTGCCTCACCAGCCTCAACGGGGCCTTCGACCCCATCATGTATTTTTTTGTGGCTGAGAAATTCCGTGAGGCTTTGTGCAATCTGTTCTGCATTAAAAAGACCATAATGTTGCCTCAAACATATGAGGGTAAGACAAATGAAAGCTCACTAAGTGCTAAATCTGAACTGTGA